A single region of the Coregonus clupeaformis isolate EN_2021a unplaced genomic scaffold, ASM2061545v1 scaf4467, whole genome shotgun sequence genome encodes:
- the LOC121562486 gene encoding C-type lectin domain family 10 member A-like, with product MQTMDIDDDTYPNKPSVTFSANFQWWKRPSGVAAVCLGLLCVLLLAGIMGLSVYCKFRRTTERDQLQNSLNTRTKERDQLQNSLTTRTKDRDQQKDRLNVMTAERDQLNNNLNSRTKERDQLKNSLNTRTTERDQLQNSLTTKTKERDQLQNNLTTITLERDQLQNSLNTRTTERDQLQNSLTTKTKERDQLQNSLNTRTTERDQLNTSLWSYEKPCLNEWWKFGTSCYYVSSTRDSGGDGQRQCRVMGADLVVINSREEQIFINGFKKNVWIGAYKKDGIWKWVDDTAFKPTYWMEGEPSNLNDKVACIEISQMASDPLKSWK from the exons ATGCAGACCATGGATATTGATGACGACACGTATCCCAACAAGCCCAGTGTTACATTTTCAG CTAATTTTCAGTGGTGGAAGAGACCCTCTGGagttgctgcagtgtgtctggggcTGCTGTGTGTTCTCCTACTGGCTGGGATCATGGGCTTGTCTGTCTACTGTAAGTTTAGAAG gaccacagagagagaccagctacaaaatagtctaaataccaggaccaaagagagagaccagctacaaaaTAGTCTCACCACAAGGACCAAAGACAGGGACCAGCAGAAAGATAGACTTAACGTTATGACTGCTGAAAGggatcaattaaataataatctTAATTCAaggaccaaagagagagaccagttgaagaatagtctaaataccaggaccacagagagagaccagctacagaatagTCTCACAACCAAAACTAAggagagagaccagttgcagAATAATCTCACCACAATAACTctggagagagaccagttacagaatagtctaaataccaggaccacagagagagaccagctacagaatagTCTCACAACCAAAACTAAggagagagaccagttgcagAATAGTCTAAATACCAGGACCACTGAGAGAGACCAGTTAAATACCAGCCTTTGGTCCTATG AGAAACCCTGTCTGAATGAATGGTGGAAGTTTGGCACCAGCTGTTATTATGTCTCCTCCACGAGGGACTCAGGCGGGGACGGTCAGCGGCAGTGCAGAGTAATGGGTGCTGACTTGGTTGTTATAAACAGCAGAGAAGAACAG ATATTTATCAATGGATTTAAGAAGAATGTCTGGATTGGTGCATATAAAAAAGACGGAATCTGGAAGTGGGTTGACGACACAGCATTTAAACCTAC CTATTGGATGGAAGGGGAACCAAGTAACTTGAATGACAAGGTGGCTTGTATTGAGATCTCACAGATGGCATCAGACCCATTGAAGAGTTGGAAGG